From a single Oligoflexia bacterium genomic region:
- a CDS encoding sigma-54 dependent transcriptional regulator: MSEFQGSPFAPNTSSNTNAVPAAIPSPRPQGSHNVQMIYKSDIVSQLVKMIERVAPSQATVLILGQSGTGKELIARLIHEKSNRKNKPFVAINCGALRETLLESELFGHEKGSFTGAYTRKIGLAEIANGGTLFLDEIGELTQGIQSKLLRFLQEGEIYRVGGKDPIRVDIRLVSATNRDLESEVVKQNFREDLFYRINTITVNTPALSKRKEDIPVLVEHFLSQGKHGYLGRGRQMSPEAMAVLMNYPWPGNIRELQNVCERMQILAEGHMIMVGDLPDNIRRPTEKVSVAEYDPDTTLYEVEKRHILKALHYFNGNKTRAAHSLGITIKTLYNKLHMYGEFENFSVHSKPEPVVTEESKVSATVGVSKSDSPVV; this comes from the coding sequence ATGAGCGAATTCCAAGGTTCTCCTTTTGCCCCAAACACTTCGAGTAATACCAATGCAGTACCAGCTGCTATCCCAAGCCCAAGACCACAAGGGTCACATAATGTTCAGATGATCTATAAATCTGACATTGTATCCCAGTTGGTGAAGATGATTGAGCGCGTGGCTCCATCACAGGCTACTGTCCTTATTTTAGGACAAAGTGGTACAGGAAAGGAACTCATTGCGCGTCTTATTCATGAAAAAAGTAATCGCAAGAACAAGCCTTTCGTCGCAATTAATTGCGGCGCACTTCGCGAGACACTTTTAGAGAGTGAACTTTTCGGTCATGAAAAAGGATCATTCACTGGTGCCTATACACGTAAAATCGGTCTTGCTGAAATCGCAAACGGTGGAACATTGTTCCTCGATGAAATCGGTGAGCTCACACAAGGCATTCAATCAAAGCTTTTAAGATTCCTACAAGAGGGTGAGATTTATCGCGTAGGTGGTAAAGATCCCATTCGTGTAGATATCCGTTTGGTATCTGCTACTAATCGTGATTTAGAATCTGAAGTTGTAAAACAAAATTTCAGAGAAGATTTATTTTATCGTATCAATACAATTACGGTAAACACTCCGGCCCTCTCAAAACGTAAAGAAGATATTCCGGTTTTAGTTGAGCATTTCTTGTCTCAAGGTAAACATGGGTATTTGGGTCGGGGTCGGCAGATGTCACCAGAAGCTATGGCCGTTCTTATGAACTATCCATGGCCTGGTAACATCAGAGAATTGCAAAACGTTTGCGAACGTATGCAAATCTTAGCTGAAGGTCACATGATTATGGTTGGCGATTTACCAGATAATATTCGTCGCCCCACTGAAAAGGTGAGTGTAGCTGAGTATGATCCCGATACAACTTTGTATGAAGTTGAAAAGCGTCATATTTTAAAAGCTCTTCACTACTTCAACGGAAACAAAACACGTGCTGCTCATTCATTGGGCATCACGATCAAAACACTATACAATAAACTTCATATGTATGGTGAGTTTGAGAATTTCTCAGTGCACTCAAAGCCAGAGCCTGTAGTGACTGAAGAAAGCAAAGTAAGTGCAACTGTTGGAGTATCTAAATCTGATTCTCCAGTAGTCTAA